The Mycobacterium seoulense genome has a window encoding:
- a CDS encoding Rv2253 family sensor-like surface protein, with amino-acid sequence MTSDRLKRFVGLCASPLPIALAFSPTAFADNPSWNGQYAITFMVGPKAGTSMAVGNPEVQHTETYGFRSSCTNGKCVATIISGPPPTNPTVPQPIQFTWDGKSWTQVNDFQWDCMMPDTSIEWNPARATVRYTPQPDGSLDGIMHTDILSGACQGTIDMDMKAERV; translated from the coding sequence ATGACGTCGGACCGCTTGAAAAGATTTGTCGGTCTGTGCGCTTCGCCGCTCCCGATCGCCCTGGCGTTTTCCCCGACGGCCTTCGCCGACAATCCGTCCTGGAACGGGCAGTACGCGATCACGTTCATGGTTGGTCCGAAGGCCGGGACCAGCATGGCGGTCGGCAATCCCGAGGTGCAGCACACCGAGACCTACGGTTTCCGCTCGAGCTGTACGAACGGAAAGTGCGTCGCCACCATCATTAGCGGCCCCCCGCCAACCAACCCGACGGTTCCGCAGCCGATCCAGTTCACGTGGGACGGGAAGTCCTGGACCCAGGTCAACGATTTTCAATGGGACTGCATGATGCCCGACACCTCGATCGAATGGAATCCGGCCCGGGCCACTGTGCGCTACACGCCCCAACCCGACGGGTCGCTCGACGGGATCATGCACACCGACATCTTGAGCGGCGCGTGCCAGGGCACCATCGATATGGACATGAAGGCTGAGCGTGTGTGA
- a CDS encoding cation diffusion facilitator family transporter → MHIVNGVRDPAASFPLDTVTDDAAERREANRAVAVSAIGLALTGLVELAIALLSGSVALLGDALHNLSDVSTSALVFVGFRASRKLPSERYPYGYERAEDLAGIGVAVVIWGSAAVAAFESVTKLLQHGGTGYVGWGIAAAIVGIAGNQLVARYKLVVGRRIRSATMVADAKHSWLDALSSAGAMLGLIGVALGWGWADAVAGIVVTGFICHVGWEVTADIAHRLLDGVDPEIIATAEAVAATVPGVTHAHARARWTGRTLRVEVEGFLDPDTPLAAADGIGRLVAAALAPRIPEMHNFTWTARAA, encoded by the coding sequence ATGCACATCGTGAACGGCGTCCGTGACCCAGCGGCAAGTTTTCCTCTCGACACCGTCACCGACGATGCGGCCGAGCGCCGCGAGGCCAACCGGGCCGTCGCCGTCAGCGCCATTGGACTGGCCCTGACGGGGCTCGTCGAGTTGGCCATCGCGCTGCTGTCCGGCTCGGTGGCGTTGCTCGGCGACGCGTTGCACAACCTGTCTGACGTCTCCACCAGCGCCCTGGTGTTCGTCGGGTTTCGGGCGTCGCGCAAACTCCCCAGCGAGCGCTATCCGTACGGCTACGAACGCGCCGAGGACCTCGCCGGAATCGGTGTGGCAGTAGTCATTTGGGGCAGTGCCGCCGTCGCCGCCTTCGAAAGCGTCACCAAGTTGCTCCAGCACGGCGGCACCGGGTATGTGGGCTGGGGTATCGCCGCGGCGATCGTGGGAATCGCGGGCAACCAGCTCGTGGCCCGCTACAAACTGGTGGTAGGCAGGCGGATTCGCTCTGCGACGATGGTGGCCGACGCCAAGCATTCCTGGCTGGACGCCCTGTCGTCGGCGGGGGCGATGCTCGGCCTGATCGGCGTGGCGCTCGGCTGGGGGTGGGCCGACGCGGTCGCCGGGATCGTCGTCACCGGATTCATCTGCCACGTCGGCTGGGAGGTGACCGCCGACATCGCTCACCGCCTACTCGACGGCGTCGACCCCGAAATCATCGCGACCGCCGAGGCCGTCGCCGCCACCGTGCCCGGCGTCACCCACGCGCACGCCCGGGCGCGATGGACCGGCCGTACGTTGCGGGTCGAGGTGGAGGGCTTCCTCGATCCCGACACTCCCCTGGCGGCGGCGGATGGAATCGGTCGCCTGGTCGCCGCCGCGCTGGCGCCGCGGATCCCCGAGATGCACAACTTCACCTGGACGGCACGAGCCGCCTGA
- a CDS encoding DUF732 domain-containing protein, with protein sequence MKKPAQLIGPLAAVLASMSVVVAPIATADATDDVFLQALGQQGITLTNLSNQTIVNAGHGVCQDWANGATLAQTLSDVQGALGLSDHNSGYFIGAATQSYCPQYVSKATQS encoded by the coding sequence ATGAAGAAACCGGCACAACTAATCGGCCCACTGGCGGCCGTTTTGGCAAGCATGAGCGTCGTCGTCGCCCCGATCGCGACCGCCGACGCGACGGACGACGTTTTCCTTCAGGCGCTCGGGCAACAGGGAATCACCCTCACCAACCTGTCGAACCAGACCATCGTCAACGCCGGACATGGAGTTTGCCAGGACTGGGCCAATGGTGCGACTTTGGCGCAGACCCTTTCCGACGTACAAGGTGCACTCGGGTTAAGTGACCACAATTCGGGTTACTTCATCGGTGCGGCGACGCAGTCTTACTGCCCGCAGTACGTCAGCAAAGCCACGCAAAGCTGA
- a CDS encoding DUF732 domain-containing protein, with the protein MDDGWPALDPSAAPTARAVIVTGDQITHSSPVTPIIQLSISCIFPGFPILRILPHWSRILRVSSTARRKEADQMSSSRWLARLAVPVVAGAALIASTAIATADAADDAYLAQLRAQGFDWPPGHEAALTGMGRLICDDLGWGWTYDQIAQNIHADLDPRNVTFGDVHSMVTLAHSTYCPLQRCWTDHC; encoded by the coding sequence ATGGACGACGGATGGCCGGCGCTGGACCCCTCCGCCGCCCCCACCGCCCGGGCCGTGATTGTCACCGGTGATCAAATCACGCATTCGTCGCCCGTGACGCCGATTATTCAACTTTCGATAAGTTGCATTTTCCCTGGTTTTCCTATTCTTCGTATCCTGCCGCATTGGAGCCGTATCCTGCGGGTGTCGTCAACGGCACGAAGAAAGGAAGCGGATCAAATGTCCTCATCTCGCTGGCTGGCGCGACTGGCCGTCCCCGTCGTGGCTGGCGCCGCCCTCATCGCCAGCACGGCGATCGCGACCGCCGATGCCGCCGATGACGCCTACCTCGCTCAACTGCGCGCTCAGGGCTTCGATTGGCCGCCGGGCCACGAAGCCGCCCTGACCGGCATGGGGCGCCTCATCTGTGACGATCTGGGGTGGGGCTGGACGTACGACCAAATTGCCCAGAACATCCACGCCGACCTCGACCCGAGGAACGTGACGTTCGGGGACGTCCATTCCATGGTGACGCTGGCGCATTCGACTTATTGCCCGCTGCAGCGGTGCTGGACCGACCACTGCTGA